In Natronococcus occultus SP4, the following proteins share a genomic window:
- a CDS encoding outer membrane protein assembly factor BamB family protein, producing MEHWNRRSVLATGAVLTLGTGVAAGKTKRTDGSTPFVEADGWSSIDGGAQRARRASAIEPPATVAWRTDGNEPVVVDGTAYLGGESVRALDTADGSLAWETDLDGRTLGLTVVDGTVYAGGAELVALDATTGDAEWSSGVGSDGDVSPPVVASGTAYVLDGGSLYAFDASDGTHRWERDTVTVNGQAMSLQSSPSQLVAANGSIWAVLDGSGSDGLAELDPETGETRWSGYVDAGTGGLAATDGTLLVENNSLEAVYTFDAETKSTEHKINDAYVTAADTGVAVTQGRYQLETTPLEDADATDG from the coding sequence ATGGAACACTGGAATCGTCGTTCCGTGCTCGCGACTGGCGCGGTTCTTACGCTCGGAACTGGGGTGGCAGCCGGCAAGACCAAACGCACCGACGGCTCGACGCCGTTCGTCGAGGCCGACGGCTGGTCGTCGATCGACGGGGGGGCACAGCGCGCTCGACGCGCGTCCGCGATCGAACCGCCGGCGACCGTCGCCTGGCGGACGGACGGCAACGAACCCGTCGTCGTCGACGGCACCGCCTACCTCGGCGGCGAGTCGGTTCGAGCGCTCGACACCGCGGACGGCTCGCTCGCGTGGGAGACCGACCTCGACGGGCGGACCCTCGGTCTGACCGTCGTCGATGGGACCGTCTACGCCGGTGGTGCCGAACTCGTCGCGCTCGACGCCACAACCGGCGACGCGGAGTGGTCGAGTGGGGTCGGAAGCGACGGCGACGTTTCCCCGCCCGTGGTCGCGTCCGGAACCGCCTACGTCCTCGACGGGGGCTCGCTGTACGCCTTCGACGCGAGCGACGGCACGCATCGCTGGGAGCGCGACACCGTTACCGTCAACGGGCAGGCCATGTCGCTCCAGTCCTCACCCTCTCAGCTCGTCGCGGCGAACGGCTCGATCTGGGCCGTCCTCGACGGGAGCGGTTCGGACGGGCTCGCCGAACTCGACCCCGAAACCGGCGAGACGCGGTGGAGCGGGTACGTCGACGCCGGCACGGGCGGGCTCGCCGCGACCGACGGGACGCTGCTCGTCGAGAACAACAGCCTCGAGGCCGTCTACACCTTCGACGCGGAGACGAAATCGACCGAGCACAAGATCAACGACGCGTACGTCACCGCCGCCGACACCGGCGTCGCGGTCACGCAGGGTCGGTATCAGCTCGAAACGACCCCGCTCGAGGACGCCGACGCGACCGACGGGTAG
- a CDS encoding CPBP family intramembrane glutamic endopeptidase, with translation MGTGTRSRTDRGVSREDVARRLENTVEPLADCSLLWSLTLPLVPIAATALVMTAGFTLHRGADPGWPDWALLLPLGGAYVAVLAWLYWRWDRATWRAAAVVRRPSGRELASALVATAVGIGIVVAGNAIATSVDLDPHARAPVTDARGIAALLVATVVIAPIAEEVLFRGLVLGHLLARGYSVLAASALSIALFALIHAFMAGPVSILITGALGTVLTGLRLRYDSLVGPWLMHVLINAWGVMLTVGLLPALW, from the coding sequence ATGGGAACCGGGACGCGCTCGAGGACGGACCGGGGAGTGTCCCGCGAGGACGTGGCCCGTCGCCTCGAAAACACGGTCGAACCGCTGGCCGACTGCTCGCTGCTGTGGAGTCTGACCCTCCCGCTGGTTCCGATCGCGGCCACCGCGCTCGTGATGACCGCTGGCTTCACGCTCCACCGGGGTGCCGATCCGGGCTGGCCCGACTGGGCGCTCCTGCTTCCGCTCGGCGGCGCCTACGTCGCCGTCCTCGCCTGGCTGTACTGGCGGTGGGACCGGGCCACCTGGCGAGCGGCCGCGGTCGTCCGCCGCCCCTCCGGGCGGGAGCTGGCGAGCGCGCTCGTCGCGACGGCTGTCGGGATCGGGATCGTCGTCGCCGGCAACGCCATCGCGACGAGTGTCGACCTCGATCCTCACGCCCGCGCGCCGGTGACCGACGCCCGCGGGATCGCGGCGCTGCTGGTCGCCACGGTCGTGATCGCACCGATCGCCGAAGAAGTCCTGTTTCGCGGACTGGTACTCGGCCACCTCCTCGCTCGCGGCTACAGCGTCCTCGCCGCGAGCGCCCTGTCGATCGCGCTGTTCGCGCTGATCCACGCCTTCATGGCTGGCCCCGTCAGTATCCTCATCACCGGTGCGCTCGGCACCGTCCTCACCGGGCTGCGGCTCCGGTACGACAGCCTCGTCGGCCCGTGGCTGATGCACGTCCTCATCAACGCCTGGGGTGTGATGCTCACGGTCGGGCTCCTGCCAGCCCTCTGGTAG
- a CDS encoding MarR family transcriptional regulator, whose product MPVRFDEYDPNEHRLDLSEGTNANRILSFLVENPEYGFTPKEIHEATGVARGSVSPTLLRLQDHGLVRHKGDRWAAASEEKIAAYQSMYVSLEAISDRYSDDWYANTPDWDEEIEDLRERNE is encoded by the coding sequence ATGCCAGTACGCTTCGACGAATACGACCCGAACGAACACCGGCTCGATCTGAGCGAGGGGACCAACGCGAATCGAATCCTCTCCTTTCTGGTCGAAAACCCCGAATACGGGTTCACACCGAAAGAGATCCACGAGGCGACGGGAGTCGCTCGAGGGAGCGTCAGCCCGACGCTACTTCGGCTCCAGGATCACGGACTGGTACGACACAAAGGCGACCGATGGGCGGCGGCCTCGGAGGAGAAGATCGCTGCCTATCAGAGTATGTACGTGAGCCTGGAAGCGATATCCGATCGTTATTCGGACGATTGGTACGCGAACACTCCCGACTGGGACGAGGAGATCGAGGATCTTCGGGAACGGAACGAATGA
- a CDS encoding mRNA interferase PemK: protein MNEPFPRGAVVVSGDLVGSRSKRPFVLISTEAHPFYGEEYTAIPLTTTSRSAAFELTETRFREGGLPRRSYALPWNIATLKHEGVSTHAGTLTQEATETLVEQAIGYLREDPP, encoded by the coding sequence ATGAACGAGCCATTCCCGCGCGGTGCAGTCGTTGTAAGCGGCGATCTGGTCGGTTCTCGGAGCAAACGGCCGTTCGTACTGATTTCGACCGAAGCGCATCCGTTCTACGGTGAGGAGTACACTGCAATCCCGCTGACGACGACGTCGCGGTCGGCAGCTTTCGAACTTACCGAAACGCGTTTTCGCGAGGGCGGACTCCCACGCCGGTCGTATGCGCTCCCGTGGAACATTGCGACGCTGAAACACGAAGGGGTATCGACCCACGCCGGAACGCTTACCCAGGAAGCGACCGAGACGCTCGTCGAGCAGGCCATCGGATACCTTCGCGAAGATCCGCCCTGA
- a CDS encoding alpha/beta hydrolase, giving the protein MEADRIDPQAKAALERQERLSVPHSRYGLKLFRQLSRATMWVQNRNPPSVGATFDGTIPGPAGELDARLYLPDAEGPFPTVVFFHGGGYVLGSIATHDWLCRQLTRESGCAVLSVAYRLAPEHPFPAAVEDAVAAVEWAAAHPDAVGGDGRLAVAGDSAGGSLAAVAALMAAERDGPEIDYQALLYPSVGIDEDQSSVREHAGVVLDADDMEWFRDCYYESDVHKRNPYADPTNAGDVSGVAPATVVTAGFDPLRDGGKAYAEQLVGDGVPTRYRNYEDQVHGFMTMQEVDRAHEAIATLGDDLADALAD; this is encoded by the coding sequence ATGGAGGCCGATCGGATCGATCCGCAGGCGAAGGCCGCACTCGAGCGCCAGGAGCGGCTCTCGGTGCCACACAGCCGCTACGGGCTGAAGCTCTTCCGGCAGCTCTCCCGGGCGACGATGTGGGTCCAGAACAGAAATCCTCCGAGCGTCGGGGCGACGTTCGATGGCACGATCCCCGGTCCCGCGGGCGAGCTCGACGCTCGGCTCTACCTCCCGGACGCCGAGGGGCCGTTCCCGACAGTCGTGTTCTTCCACGGCGGCGGCTACGTGCTGGGGAGCATCGCCACCCATGACTGGCTGTGTCGCCAGCTCACCCGGGAGAGCGGGTGTGCCGTCCTCTCGGTAGCGTATCGTCTCGCCCCAGAACACCCCTTCCCCGCGGCGGTCGAGGACGCCGTCGCCGCGGTCGAGTGGGCGGCCGCCCACCCCGACGCGGTCGGCGGCGACGGTCGGCTCGCGGTCGCGGGCGACTCCGCCGGAGGTTCCCTCGCGGCCGTCGCCGCGCTCATGGCCGCCGAGCGCGACGGCCCCGAAATCGACTACCAGGCGCTGCTCTACCCCAGCGTCGGGATCGACGAGGACCAGTCCTCGGTTCGAGAGCACGCCGGGGTCGTCCTCGACGCCGACGACATGGAGTGGTTCCGGGACTGCTACTACGAGAGCGACGTCCACAAGCGAAATCCCTACGCCGACCCGACGAACGCCGGGGACGTCTCCGGGGTCGCTCCCGCGACGGTCGTCACCGCCGGCTTCGATCCGCTGCGGGACGGCGGGAAGGCCTACGCCGAACAGCTCGTCGGCGACGGCGTCCCCACGCGCTACCGCAACTACGAGGACCAGGTTCACGGCTTCATGACGATGCAGGAGGTCGACCGCGCCCACGAGGCGATCGCGACCCTCGGCGACGACCTCGCCGACGCGCTGGCTGACTGA
- a CDS encoding cupredoxin domain-containing protein: protein MQHQGRCSRRRALGLAGGATTTVLAAGCLGGAETDDGDHPADEDSDETDGGENATGAEDDGTDGSMAGPDDDPGSDGDDGTEDTDATEDVDTRPEAWADVEEIVVSATTAGWEGVEPEPIAGEENPPIVLTAGREYVLSWKNEDGRPHNIELWNEDGKVVDDYGTELMEERDATQSLEFEASEEMAEYVCEIHAGWQKRGRIEIV, encoded by the coding sequence ATGCAACACCAAGGACGCTGCTCCCGACGCCGGGCGCTGGGGCTCGCCGGCGGAGCGACGACGACCGTCCTCGCCGCCGGCTGTCTGGGCGGTGCCGAAACGGACGACGGAGACCACCCAGCCGACGAGGACTCGGACGAGACCGACGGAGGGGAGAACGCGACAGGAGCCGAGGACGACGGAACGGACGGTTCGATGGCGGGTCCCGACGACGATCCCGGTTCCGATGGCGACGACGGGACGGAAGATACGGACGCGACCGAGGACGTCGACACCCGCCCCGAGGCCTGGGCGGACGTCGAGGAGATCGTCGTGAGCGCCACCACCGCCGGCTGGGAAGGGGTCGAACCGGAGCCGATCGCGGGCGAGGAGAACCCCCCGATCGTGCTGACGGCGGGTCGGGAGTACGTCCTCAGCTGGAAAAACGAGGACGGACGGCCCCACAATATCGAGCTCTGGAACGAGGACGGCAAGGTCGTCGACGACTACGGAACCGAGCTGATGGAAGAGCGGGACGCGACCCAGTCGCTCGAGTTCGAGGCCAGCGAGGAGATGGCCGAGTACGTCTGTGAGATCCACGCCGGATGGCAAAAGCGCGGACGGATCGAGATCGTCTAG
- a CDS encoding winged helix-turn-helix domain-containing protein, with the protein MTVNEDAAAAFGILSDPTRIAILRAFARALEGGDVDSSDPFPALPFSEVYDRVDVDSTSQLSYHLEQLDGTYLRRTDDGWTFTFAGESVVRLVLSGAYGGDVAFDPVPVDTPCPICGAGQLCVAVEDRLLFRECEDCGRRMGGLPVTPAQVRDRDADAVLASVTTRMLTRYWRFREDACPDCGGAVTIDLQESAASVDTLEWTAVGRCLQCRRSIHGPPSIWLVTHPASIAFHWDRGIDVRSFGFAALTERVTACDWNTTRVAPEEFRVTYRLEDARLRLTVDETLAVSSIARVRTAPSRDR; encoded by the coding sequence ATGACAGTAAACGAGGACGCCGCCGCAGCGTTCGGCATCCTGTCCGACCCGACGCGGATCGCGATCCTGCGGGCGTTCGCGCGGGCGCTCGAGGGAGGCGACGTCGACTCGAGCGACCCGTTCCCCGCGCTCCCGTTCTCGGAGGTGTACGACCGTGTCGACGTGGACTCGACGTCGCAGCTGTCGTATCACCTCGAGCAGCTCGACGGCACCTACCTCCGGCGCACCGACGACGGCTGGACGTTCACGTTCGCCGGCGAGTCCGTCGTCCGGCTCGTCCTGTCGGGCGCCTATGGCGGCGACGTCGCCTTCGACCCGGTCCCGGTCGACACCCCGTGTCCGATCTGTGGCGCCGGGCAACTGTGCGTGGCCGTCGAGGACCGCCTGCTCTTCCGGGAGTGTGAGGACTGCGGGCGGCGGATGGGCGGGCTCCCGGTTACGCCCGCCCAGGTTCGGGACCGCGACGCCGACGCCGTCCTCGCGAGTGTGACCACGCGGATGCTCACGCGGTACTGGCGCTTCCGCGAGGACGCCTGTCCCGACTGCGGTGGCGCCGTCACGATCGACCTCCAGGAGTCGGCCGCGTCCGTCGACACCCTCGAGTGGACCGCCGTCGGGCGCTGTCTGCAGTGTCGGCGATCGATTCACGGCCCGCCGTCGATCTGGCTCGTCACCCACCCCGCGTCGATCGCGTTCCACTGGGATCGGGGGATCGACGTCCGCTCGTTCGGCTTCGCCGCCCTCACGGAGCGTGTCACGGCGTGCGACTGGAACACCACCCGCGTCGCCCCCGAGGAGTTCCGCGTCACCTACCGCCTCGAGGACGCCCGGCTCCGGCTCACCGTCGACGAGACGCTTGCGGTTTCGAGTATCGCCCGCGTTCGAACGGCTCCCTCGCGCGACCGCTAG
- a CDS encoding PAS domain-containing protein: MRTAPGTIDVLHVDDAPNVAETTATVLESEDERLAVETATSAEAGLERLSTGTIDCVVSGYEMPGRNGIEFLNAVRDEYPELPFILFTGKGSEEIASEAISAGVTDYLQNDRGTSQYAILANRITNAVAEYDARRLERLTSHDQMAILDRIDDGVFALDDDWRVVYVNERATTLFGAPADELRGSPLWEVFSEAADTPFYDHYREAKETNEPKTIEEYFEPWDRWYREHIYPSENGLTILFHDITDQKQRKRRYRAVFENTYQFTGLLDPDGTLVEANETALEFGGLERESIVGKKLWEVAWFQHSKDTRERVQEAVERAANGEFVRNRLPIQGADREAIIDFSVRPLTDERGTVTLLIPEGRDITELVERERALQRERDRLDEFASVVSHDLRNPLNVATGRLELARAEDDNEHLDEIETALDRIDRITEDVLWLAREGRDIGSRDAVRLGDAVDAAWKLVADGNARAELRYGEEIASATVEADDDRFQQLLENLFRNAIEHGGEDVTVTVGSTDRGFYVEDDGPGVPEHHRENVFDGGYSTSEGGTGFGLRIVDRVADAHGWEVRLADGTNGARFEIMCELDSVRPVRS, encoded by the coding sequence ATGAGAACGGCTCCAGGGACGATCGACGTGCTCCATGTCGACGACGCGCCGAACGTTGCGGAAACCACCGCGACCGTTCTCGAGAGCGAGGACGAGCGGCTCGCGGTCGAGACGGCGACGAGCGCCGAGGCGGGACTGGAACGGCTGTCGACCGGGACGATCGACTGTGTCGTCTCGGGCTACGAGATGCCCGGTCGGAACGGAATCGAGTTTCTGAACGCCGTCCGCGACGAGTATCCGGAGCTGCCGTTCATACTCTTTACCGGCAAGGGCAGCGAGGAGATCGCCAGCGAAGCGATCTCGGCCGGCGTCACCGACTACCTCCAGAACGACCGCGGAACGAGCCAGTACGCGATCCTGGCGAATCGGATCACGAACGCGGTCGCGGAGTACGACGCGCGACGGCTCGAACGGCTCACGAGCCACGATCAGATGGCGATCCTCGATCGGATCGACGACGGCGTCTTCGCGCTCGACGACGACTGGCGGGTCGTGTACGTCAACGAGCGGGCGACGACCCTCTTCGGAGCCCCGGCGGACGAGCTGCGCGGGAGCCCGCTGTGGGAAGTCTTCTCCGAAGCGGCGGATACCCCGTTCTACGACCACTACCGGGAGGCAAAGGAGACAAACGAGCCAAAGACGATCGAGGAGTACTTCGAACCGTGGGACCGCTGGTACCGGGAGCACATCTACCCGTCCGAGAACGGACTTACGATTCTTTTCCACGACATCACGGACCAGAAGCAACGGAAACGGCGGTACCGTGCGGTTTTCGAGAACACCTACCAGTTTACGGGGCTACTAGATCCCGACGGAACGCTCGTCGAGGCGAACGAGACCGCCCTCGAGTTCGGCGGGCTAGAGCGCGAGAGCATCGTCGGCAAAAAGCTGTGGGAGGTGGCGTGGTTCCAACACTCCAAAGACACCCGCGAGCGAGTGCAGGAGGCCGTCGAACGGGCGGCAAACGGCGAGTTCGTGCGGAACAGACTCCCAATTCAGGGCGCTGATCGCGAGGCAATCATCGACTTCTCCGTGCGACCGCTGACCGACGAACGCGGGACCGTGACGCTTCTCATCCCGGAGGGGCGTGACATCACCGAGCTAGTAGAACGGGAGCGAGCGCTACAGCGAGAGCGGGACCGCCTCGACGAGTTCGCCAGCGTCGTGAGCCACGACCTCCGGAACCCGCTGAACGTCGCGACGGGACGGCTCGAACTCGCCCGCGCGGAGGACGACAACGAGCATCTCGACGAGATCGAGACCGCCCTCGATCGGATCGATCGGATCACCGAGGACGTCCTCTGGCTGGCGCGCGAGGGTCGCGATATCGGGTCCCGGGACGCCGTTCGGCTCGGCGACGCCGTCGACGCCGCCTGGAAACTCGTCGCCGACGGGAACGCCCGGGCGGAGCTCCGGTACGGCGAGGAGATCGCGTCGGCGACGGTCGAGGCCGACGACGATCGGTTCCAGCAGCTTCTCGAGAACCTGTTTCGGAACGCCATCGAGCACGGCGGCGAGGACGTCACCGTCACCGTCGGGAGCACCGATCGCGGGTTCTACGTCGAGGACGACGGTCCCGGGGTTCCAGAGCACCACCGCGAGAACGTGTTCGACGGCGGCTACTCGACGAGCGAAGGGGGAACCGGGTTCGGGCTGCGGATCGTCGACCGGGTCGCCGACGCCCACGGCTGGGAGGTGCGGCTCGCCGACGGTACTAACGGTGCCCGGTTCGAGATCATGTGTGAGCTCGACAGCGTCCGTCCCGTCCGGAGCTGA
- a CDS encoding CitMHS family transporter translates to MIESGISLGLIGYAAIFLILFLVIRKRLYVVPTLIIVPVIAALVAGFSPNEIAEFAEEGLQGIVGITAMFAFAVWYFSIMRDSGLFDPFVARIVDNIISKPALLTVGTVALAMVTHLDGAGATTMLITIPALLPLYDALDVDRKILAALVALTAGTMNMVPWGGQVVRGVAAIDPATISNVFNPMIPAQAAGMLSVFAISGYFGRQIRKDIDTVTAFEGVDEDSLIEEATDGREIELDWKWMFNFVLTIAVLGVLIAGITSPEISFMIGVVVALIVNVPDYEEQKDVLESYAPDVMTYVGILFAAGVLIGVLEESGMVTGMADIMVLLIPDALGSQLPVIVAALSLPARLLFSPDAFYFGVLPVLAETSAAYGHDPVAVVRASLVGQTVGFPVSPFTGATYLLIGLAGVELGEHIKFTLPLMVIPCTLILVVALLTGAIPL, encoded by the coding sequence ATGATAGAATCGGGCATATCACTCGGCCTCATTGGATACGCGGCAATCTTTCTCATACTGTTTCTCGTCATTCGGAAGCGATTGTACGTCGTTCCGACGTTAATTATCGTTCCTGTCATTGCCGCGCTGGTCGCCGGCTTCTCTCCGAACGAGATCGCGGAGTTCGCCGAGGAGGGGCTCCAGGGGATCGTCGGCATCACCGCGATGTTCGCCTTCGCCGTCTGGTACTTCAGCATCATGCGCGACAGCGGCCTGTTCGATCCGTTCGTCGCCCGGATCGTCGACAACATCATCAGCAAACCCGCGCTGTTGACGGTCGGGACCGTCGCGCTCGCGATGGTGACCCACCTCGACGGTGCGGGCGCGACGACGATGCTGATCACCATTCCGGCGCTGCTCCCGCTCTACGACGCCCTCGACGTCGATCGAAAGATCCTCGCCGCGCTCGTCGCGCTGACGGCCGGGACGATGAACATGGTCCCGTGGGGCGGCCAGGTCGTCCGCGGGGTCGCCGCGATCGACCCCGCGACGATCTCGAACGTGTTCAACCCGATGATCCCCGCCCAGGCCGCCGGGATGCTGTCCGTGTTCGCGATCAGCGGCTACTTCGGCCGCCAGATCCGCAAGGATATCGACACCGTCACGGCCTTCGAGGGCGTCGACGAGGACTCGCTCATCGAGGAGGCCACCGACGGCCGCGAGATCGAACTCGACTGGAAGTGGATGTTCAATTTCGTCCTGACGATCGCGGTGCTTGGCGTGCTCATCGCCGGGATCACCTCGCCGGAGATCTCCTTTATGATCGGCGTCGTCGTCGCGCTGATCGTCAACGTCCCCGACTACGAGGAACAGAAGGACGTCCTCGAATCCTACGCCCCGGACGTGATGACCTACGTCGGCATCCTCTTCGCTGCGGGCGTCCTGATCGGCGTCCTCGAGGAAAGCGGGATGGTGACCGGGATGGCCGACATCATGGTGTTGCTCATTCCGGACGCCCTCGGCTCCCAGCTGCCGGTCATCGTCGCGGCCCTGTCGCTTCCCGCGCGCCTGCTGTTCAGTCCCGACGCCTTCTACTTCGGCGTCCTCCCGGTGCTCGCGGAGACGAGTGCCGCCTACGGTCACGATCCGGTCGCGGTCGTTCGCGCCTCACTGGTCGGCCAGACGGTCGGCTTCCCCGTCTCGCCGTTCACCGGAGCGACCTACCTCCTGATCGGGCTTGCGGGGGTCGAACTCGGCGAGCACATCAAGTTCACGCTCCCGCTGATGGTCATTCCCTGCACGCTGATCCTCGTCGTCGCGTTGCTCACGGGTGCGATTCCGCTGTAG
- a CDS encoding class I SAM-dependent methyltransferase, which yields MTSHAASEEPRGVDDESSGMTIADIQAAYADAADLAARFDRVNRLLTGRYRRRQFADAEGRVLEVACGTGTNLRYLPDSVEYVGIDISEAMLARAWETLDRVDVDGRLERMDAQELSFADDSFDTVLSSFSTCTFPDPVAALDEMARVCRPDGRVLLIEHGPSDVDLLARYQEYRAAAHYERSGCRLTQEPLDVLERSTLVFEESDTAQLGRITTITARPPRDGEVDR from the coding sequence ATGACATCACACGCAGCGAGCGAGGAACCGCGCGGGGTCGACGACGAGTCCTCGGGAATGACGATCGCGGACATCCAGGCGGCGTACGCGGACGCCGCCGACCTGGCCGCCCGGTTCGACCGGGTGAACCGACTACTGACGGGCCGGTACCGCCGGCGCCAGTTCGCAGACGCCGAGGGCCGCGTCCTCGAGGTCGCCTGCGGGACGGGGACGAACCTGCGGTACCTGCCCGATTCGGTCGAGTACGTCGGGATCGACATCAGCGAGGCGATGCTGGCCCGGGCGTGGGAGACCCTCGACCGCGTCGATGTGGACGGCCGGCTCGAGCGGATGGACGCCCAGGAGCTGTCGTTTGCCGACGACAGCTTCGATACCGTGCTCTCGTCGTTCTCGACGTGTACGTTCCCCGACCCCGTTGCGGCGCTCGACGAGATGGCGCGGGTCTGTCGTCCCGACGGACGGGTGTTGCTGATCGAGCACGGGCCCAGCGACGTCGACCTGCTCGCGCGCTACCAGGAGTACCGGGCAGCCGCCCACTACGAGCGCAGCGGCTGTCGGCTAACCCAGGAGCCACTGGACGTCCTCGAACGGTCGACGCTGGTCTTCGAGGAGAGCGACACCGCCCAGCTCGGACGGATCACGACGATCACGGCTCGTCCACCCCGCGACGGGGAGGTGGACCGAT